The Cytophagia bacterium CHB2 genome includes a region encoding these proteins:
- a CDS encoding sulfatase, giving the protein MAGAAALPWLNSASFASLKKIENAKPRNIILILSDDHRYDFFGFTGKPKFLQTPNFDRLAQRGAHLQNTFVTTSLCSPSRASILTGKYPFAHGVVDNDSPMPPGNVFFPTYLQEAGYKTAFIGKWHMGHHSDEPQPGFNRWVSFPGQGVYYDPEFNIDGIRKKHPGYITDLLMDYAVDWINTQRKDRFFLYLSHKAVHAMFEPAKRHLGKYEKAALEYPATMANTEANYHNKPAWVRAQRNSWHGVDHMYHGEMDFDTFYRRYCETLLAVDDSIGRLLDTLKKNGLLESTLILYTSDNGFSFGEHGLIDKRQMYEESMRIPLLAHCPELIKPNTKIGEFIQNVDFAPTILEAAGYQAPDNMEGKSFLSLLKGEKTPWRDAVFYFYFWERPFPHTPTMLGIRTAQYKYITYHGIWDIDELYDLQNDPHEMVNLIGRPEHKGLIEAMRKRIFDWLEEKKAAAIPLRRSGLWQAAERSVHFDH; this is encoded by the coding sequence ATGGCCGGCGCCGCCGCGCTGCCTTGGTTAAATTCTGCCTCGTTTGCCTCTCTCAAAAAGATTGAAAACGCCAAGCCGCGCAACATCATTCTTATTCTCAGCGACGATCATCGCTACGACTTCTTCGGTTTCACCGGCAAGCCGAAATTTCTACAGACCCCCAATTTTGACCGACTCGCGCAACGCGGCGCGCATTTGCAAAACACGTTCGTCACGACTTCGCTCTGCTCGCCCAGTCGCGCTTCGATTCTCACCGGCAAATATCCCTTCGCGCACGGCGTGGTTGACAATGACAGCCCGATGCCGCCCGGCAATGTTTTCTTTCCAACCTATTTGCAGGAGGCGGGATACAAAACGGCATTTATCGGCAAATGGCACATGGGCCATCACAGCGACGAGCCACAACCGGGCTTCAACCGCTGGGTGAGTTTTCCCGGCCAGGGCGTGTATTACGATCCCGAATTCAATATTGATGGCATACGCAAAAAGCACCCGGGCTACATCACTGATCTGCTGATGGATTACGCGGTAGATTGGATCAACACGCAGCGCAAAGATCGTTTCTTTCTTTATCTCTCACATAAAGCCGTGCATGCCATGTTCGAGCCGGCCAAGCGGCATCTTGGCAAATATGAAAAAGCAGCGCTCGAATATCCCGCAACCATGGCAAACACCGAGGCAAACTATCACAACAAGCCGGCCTGGGTGCGCGCGCAACGCAACAGTTGGCACGGCGTGGATCACATGTATCACGGCGAAATGGATTTCGATACGTTCTATCGCCGTTATTGCGAGACGCTGCTCGCCGTGGATGACAGCATCGGCCGCTTGCTTGACACATTGAAGAAAAACGGCTTGTTGGAATCGACGCTGATTCTTTACACCAGCGACAACGGCTTTTCCTTCGGCGAGCATGGCTTGATCGACAAACGCCAAATGTACGAAGAGTCCATGCGCATCCCCTTGCTCGCACATTGCCCGGAATTGATCAAGCCCAACACGAAAATCGGCGAGTTCATTCAAAACGTCGATTTCGCGCCGACGATTTTGGAGGCCGCCGGTTATCAAGCGCCGGACAATATGGAAGGCAAATCGTTCTTATCTTTGCTGAAAGGCGAGAAAACGCCGTGGCGCGACGCGGTTTTTTATTTCTACTTTTGGGAGCGCCCATTCCCGCACACGCCCACGATGCTCGGCATTCGCACGGCGCAATACAAATACATCACCTATCACGGCATTTGGGATATTGATGAATTGTATGACCTGCAAAATGATCCGCATGAAATGGTGAACTTGATCGGTCGCCCCGAACACAAAGGCTTGATCGAGGCCATGCGTAAGAGAATATTCGATTGGCTGGAAGAAAAGAAAGCCGCCGCGATTCCGTTGCGGCGCAGCGGCTTGTGGCAGGCGGCGGAGCGGAGCGTGCATTTTGATCATTGA
- a CDS encoding RDD family protein, protein MQTYVPQHAARLDQIKGVPLASFPQRAVAFVFDFLAAFLLFLFILIFGAKLLAYLGLVDLDADINLKFDFANWYSLIFLVFYFGLFTYFGNGKTPGKWLMKIRVVSLTHEHISLWHALERALGYGASALELGFGFLQYFIHPNKQTVHDRIAETIVIKEGKA, encoded by the coding sequence ATGCAAACCTACGTACCTCAACATGCCGCACGACTCGATCAGATCAAAGGAGTGCCATTAGCATCGTTCCCACAACGCGCTGTGGCTTTTGTGTTCGATTTTCTCGCTGCCTTCCTATTGTTCCTCTTCATTCTGATTTTCGGCGCGAAGCTTTTAGCATATTTGGGGTTGGTAGATTTAGATGCGGATATCAATCTCAAATTTGATTTTGCCAATTGGTACAGCCTGATTTTTCTCGTCTTCTACTTTGGCTTGTTTACCTACTTTGGCAACGGCAAAACGCCGGGCAAGTGGTTGATGAAAATTCGCGTGGTCTCATTGACGCACGAACACATTTCGCTGTGGCATGCCCTCGAACGCGCACTCGGCTACGGCGCTTCGGCGCTCGAACTCGGCTTTGGATTTCTGCAATACTTCATCCACCCCAACAAACAAACCGTGCATGACCGCATCGCTGAGACGATTGTGATAAAGGAGGGCAAGGCATGA
- a CDS encoding CBS domain-containing protein, producing DDDGRILGVVTRDDFLAALTQHGQNIAVSAVMRSNPPEVDSYDMVEMALMKIQESGFPSLPVTHAGQLVGIVTAENITEYLMIRTALQSSRIAVTP from the coding sequence TGACGATGACGGACGCATCCTAGGTGTGGTCACACGCGATGATTTCCTGGCTGCCCTCACCCAACACGGGCAAAACATTGCCGTCTCGGCGGTGATGCGGAGCAATCCACCGGAAGTGGACTCTTACGATATGGTCGAAATGGCATTGATGAAGATTCAGGAATCGGGTTTTCCATCCCTGCCTGTTACCCACGCAGGCCAGTTGGTGGGTATCGTCACAGCCGAGAACATCACCGAATATTTGATGATCCGCACCGCGCTGCAATCCTCGCGGATCGCCGTCACACCTTGA